One Skermanella pratensis genomic window, GTGCCTATCCGTGCCCATCCGTGATCCTGCCGCCTCCGCGAACAAAGGCTTGACCGGATTTCACCCCCCGGGCCGCGGATCAGACCCGCGAGAGAGGGACCCCCATGTCCGAGACGATCGCCAGCCTTGCCGACATCCTTCACCCGCTGACGCCGGAGGAGTTCTTCCGCGACTATCACGGCCGAAAGCCTCTCCACATCCCCGGCGCCGCCGGCAAGCTGGCCTCGGTCATGGACTGGCGGACGCTGTCGGGGCTGCTCGGCCAGTCCGGCCTGTGGTCGTCCAAGTCGCTCCAGCTCGTGCTCGACACCCGGATCCTCGACGCCTCCGACTATTGCCGGCCGGGCCTGGACCGTGAGGGGCGGGAGGCCATGATGGCCGACCTGGAGAAGGTCGGCACCTGGCTGCGGCGCGGCGCCTCGCTGGTGTGCAACGACATCGACAGCCTGACCCCCGGCCTGAAGGCGGTCGCCAACGCGTTGGAACAGGGCCTCGGCGGCAAGGCCCAGGCCAACCTCTATTGCTCGTGGCGGGCGCACCAGGCGTTCGGCAGCCATTTCGACACCCACGACGTCTATGCCCTGCATGTGGAGGGGCAGAAGACCTGGCGCATCTACCAGCGCCATTTCGAGGATCCGATCGCCCATCCCTTCTTCAAAACCCTGGGGCAGGACTTCCACGACAAGCACAAGGGTCCGGTCAGCCTGGAAGTCACGCTGAAGCCGGGCGACGTGCTGTACCTGCCGCGCGGCTGGTACCACGACGCGCTGGCGTCGGGCGAAACCGCGATCCACATCGCCTTCGGCCTGACCTCGGTGATCGGGCTCGACCTGATCAGCATGCTGTTCGAGCGGGCGGTGCAGGACCCCCTGTTCCGCCGCACCGTGCCCCGTCCGGACGCGCCTGACTCGGCGATGGCGGAGCATCTGGCCGCCCTCGGCGCCCGGGTCGCGGAGTATGTGCGTGAACCGGCCGTGGTCCAGCAGTTCGCCGCCTTCATGCGCGGCTACCACTACGACCGCGGCACCCTCGACCTGCCCGGCGACGCGCTGGCGAAGCGCTGGCGCCGCCGCAGCGCCAGCCTAAAGGTGACCCGCGGCCCGGCCGGCTGGCAGCTCGGCGACGACCGCCGCGCGGTGCCGATCCCGCCGGGCGCCGAAGGCCCGGTATCCTGGGTCGTCGGCCGGGAGAGCTTCACCGAGACCGAACTGGCCCAGGCGCACCCCGGCCTG contains:
- a CDS encoding cupin domain-containing protein, giving the protein MSETIASLADILHPLTPEEFFRDYHGRKPLHIPGAAGKLASVMDWRTLSGLLGQSGLWSSKSLQLVLDTRILDASDYCRPGLDREGREAMMADLEKVGTWLRRGASLVCNDIDSLTPGLKAVANALEQGLGGKAQANLYCSWRAHQAFGSHFDTHDVYALHVEGQKTWRIYQRHFEDPIAHPFFKTLGQDFHDKHKGPVSLEVTLKPGDVLYLPRGWYHDALASGETAIHIAFGLTSVIGLDLISMLFERAVQDPLFRRTVPRPDAPDSAMAEHLAALGARVAEYVREPAVVQQFAAFMRGYHYDRGTLDLPGDALAKRWRRRSASLKVTRGPAGWQLGDDRRAVPIPPGAEGPVSWVVGRESFTETELAQAHPGLNEKARRQLLTDLSNMKVVEVA